In Alkalihalobacterium alkalinitrilicum, a genomic segment contains:
- a CDS encoding tetratricopeptide repeat protein, producing MQKIEIKQWELMMKQLKNNWQKIGENERNEYINELGKLNEAVLDKWVQMDEELYSLKNEIKNFKDEFTKYASKGTSYFELNLFDQAIKEFLVEIQTNRQPIVKLYLAYSYLYIQNYDKAKEWFLFLIHSKETILAQHFAYVGLGCLMAQQGKYDDAIPYFEKSLTLTNNSDVVYNLGMCHFLQQQPKLAYSYFKEAIELVPEDGEAYYFLGRCYLELECYDQACQTWISGLQLVETKSMLQTLAYEMEWMGYYAGAIHCYKRLLMLGFDDVEIYHGLAWNYGLLDMRQSADKLFMHLIRENPYDPNCWISYLWLLQTWGEHTKFNKVRSYCNQLNICHPLLEQML from the coding sequence ATGCAAAAAATAGAAATCAAACAGTGGGAACTGATGATGAAACAATTAAAAAATAATTGGCAGAAAATCGGGGAAAATGAACGTAATGAATATATTAATGAATTAGGAAAGTTAAATGAAGCTGTTTTAGATAAGTGGGTTCAAATGGATGAGGAATTATATAGTTTGAAAAATGAAATTAAAAATTTTAAAGATGAGTTTACAAAGTATGCATCAAAAGGAACATCGTATTTTGAATTGAACTTATTCGATCAAGCAATTAAGGAATTTCTTGTTGAAATACAAACAAACCGCCAACCGATTGTAAAGTTGTACCTCGCTTATTCCTACTTATATATTCAAAATTACGATAAAGCAAAAGAGTGGTTTCTTTTTTTAATTCATAGTAAAGAAACAATTTTAGCTCAACACTTTGCTTATGTTGGTCTAGGTTGCCTTATGGCTCAACAAGGCAAGTATGATGATGCAATTCCTTATTTCGAGAAATCGTTAACTCTTACCAACAATTCAGATGTAGTGTATAATCTAGGAATGTGTCACTTTTTACAACAACAACCGAAATTGGCATACTCTTATTTTAAAGAAGCAATCGAGTTAGTTCCTGAAGATGGAGAAGCCTATTACTTTTTAGGCCGATGTTATTTAGAACTCGAATGTTATGATCAAGCATGTCAAACATGGATTTCTGGTTTGCAACTTGTTGAAACGAAAAGTATGTTACAAACGCTGGCTTACGAAATGGAATGGATGGGATATTATGCTGGAGCCATTCATTGCTATAAAAGGTTATTAATGCTGGGGTTTGATGATGTTGAAATATATCATGGTTTAGCTTGGAATTATGGATTACTTGATATGCGTCAAAGTGCAGATAAACTTTTTATGCATCTTATCCGAGAGAATCCATACGACCCCAATTGTTGGATCTCCTACTTATGGTTATTGCAGACGTGGGGGGAGCATACGAAATTCAATAAAGTAAGAAGCTATTGTAACCAATTAAATATTTGCCATCCTTTATTAGAACAAATGTTATAA
- the panD gene encoding aspartate 1-decarboxylase → MFRTMMKSKIHRARVTEANLNYVGSITIDEDILDQVNIVENEKVQIVNNNNGERFETYVIAGPRGSRVFCLNGAAARLVQEDDVIIVIAYALVAEEKVATHDPKVAIMNEKNEIVEMIGTEPAATVL, encoded by the coding sequence ATGTTTCGTACAATGATGAAATCAAAAATCCACCGCGCCCGAGTGACTGAGGCCAATTTAAATTATGTTGGAAGCATTACAATTGATGAAGATATTTTAGACCAAGTCAATATTGTTGAAAATGAAAAAGTACAAATTGTGAATAACAATAATGGTGAGCGATTTGAAACATACGTTATTGCTGGACCTAGAGGAAGTCGAGTTTTTTGTTTAAATGGTGCAGCAGCTCGTCTTGTTCAAGAAGATGATGTTATCATCGTCATTGCATATGCACTCGTTGCTGAAGAGAAAGTGGCAACTCATGATCCGAAAGTTGCAATTATGAATGAAAAAAATGAAATTGTTGAAATGATTGGTACCGAGCCTGCGGCTACTGTATTGTAA
- the panC gene encoding pantoate--beta-alanine ligase, producing the protein MKIIETIQELQTIIKEVKKNESAVGFVPTMGFLHEGHLSLVEQAQKECDFVVMSIFVNPLQFGPNEDFDRYPRNFERDSQLAKNAGVDLLFYPNVTEMYPKEPAMKVIVHEGVDVLCGKSRPGHFDGVATVVLKLFNMVTPDRAYFGMKDAQQVAVIEKLIRDFNLQMTLVGCPTLREEDGLAKSSRNVNLTENERQVAPSIYKSLQLAEELIINGERQAEIIKDKLIKYLEQNRSGNIDYIELLSYPELKHQKQLEGKVIIAIAQQYSKARLIDNIVIDIK; encoded by the coding sequence ATGAAAATTATTGAGACAATCCAAGAATTACAAACCATTATAAAAGAAGTTAAAAAGAATGAAAGCGCTGTCGGGTTTGTCCCAACGATGGGTTTTTTACATGAAGGTCATTTAAGTCTTGTAGAGCAAGCGCAAAAAGAATGTGATTTTGTTGTAATGAGCATTTTTGTTAACCCACTTCAATTTGGACCTAATGAAGATTTCGACAGATATCCTAGAAATTTCGAAAGAGACAGTCAACTAGCTAAAAATGCTGGTGTAGACCTTTTGTTTTATCCAAACGTAACGGAAATGTACCCGAAGGAGCCAGCAATGAAAGTTATCGTCCATGAAGGCGTTGATGTTCTTTGTGGCAAAAGTCGTCCAGGTCATTTTGATGGCGTAGCGACCGTGGTTTTGAAATTATTTAATATGGTGACACCTGATCGAGCTTACTTTGGAATGAAAGACGCTCAACAAGTGGCGGTAATTGAAAAATTAATTCGTGATTTTAATTTACAAATGACACTTGTCGGATGTCCAACACTTCGTGAAGAAGATGGACTTGCGAAAAGTTCAAGAAATGTAAATTTAACAGAAAATGAAAGACAAGTCGCACCATCCATATACAAAAGTTTACAATTAGCTGAAGAACTTATTATAAATGGAGAACGACAAGCTGAAATCATTAAGGATAAATTAATAAAGTACTTGGAGCAAAATAGATCAGGAAACATCGATTATATTGAGTTGTTGAGCTATCCTGAACTTAAACACCAAAAGCAATTGGAAGGAAAAGTGATAATTGCCATTGCTCAACAATATTCAAAAGCCAGGTTAATTGATAATATCGTAATAGATATAAAATAA
- the panB gene encoding 3-methyl-2-oxobutanoate hydroxymethyltransferase, which translates to MKTVTDFKKMKQVSEKIAMITAYDAPSAKLVEQAGVDMILVGDSLGMVVLGYDSTVPVTLEDIILHTKAVKRGARQTFVVADMPFLTYHSSLSETMHNAKRLLQEGGANAVKVEGNGEVITTVGQLTKAGVPVVAHLGLTPQSVGVLGGYKVQAKDKESANELIEDAKKIEEAGAIVLVLECVPKQLGEYISKILSIPVIGIGAGANTDGQVLVYHDVIGYGGEFVPKFVKKYAEISPVIQQAVGNYVTDVKNKQFPEEKHTFTMNEEHLSHLYGGVK; encoded by the coding sequence ATGAAAACAGTAACAGATTTTAAGAAGATGAAACAGGTAAGTGAGAAAATTGCAATGATTACTGCTTACGACGCGCCATCTGCAAAGTTAGTCGAGCAAGCTGGAGTCGATATGATTTTAGTTGGTGACTCACTAGGCATGGTCGTACTAGGTTATGACTCAACAGTGCCTGTTACACTAGAGGACATCATTTTGCACACAAAAGCCGTGAAGCGTGGAGCGAGGCAAACCTTTGTTGTCGCTGATATGCCGTTTCTTACGTACCATAGTTCATTAAGTGAAACGATGCATAATGCGAAGCGACTCTTACAAGAAGGTGGAGCAAACGCAGTCAAAGTTGAAGGTAACGGTGAAGTGATTACAACGGTTGGACAATTAACAAAAGCAGGTGTCCCTGTCGTTGCTCACTTAGGGCTAACTCCACAGTCAGTAGGAGTACTTGGCGGATATAAAGTTCAAGCAAAAGATAAGGAAAGTGCAAATGAACTAATTGAAGACGCAAAAAAAATAGAAGAAGCAGGAGCGATCGTTCTCGTACTTGAATGTGTGCCAAAACAATTAGGGGAATACATTAGTAAAATCCTTTCCATCCCTGTGATTGGTATTGGTGCAGGTGCAAATACAGATGGTCAGGTGCTAGTTTATCATGATGTAATTGGCTATGGTGGTGAATTTGTTCCTAAGTTTGTGAAAAAATATGCTGAAATTTCACCAGTCATTCAGCAAGCTGTTGGAAACTATGTTACTGACGTGAAAAATAAACAATTTCCAGAAGAGAAACATACGTTCACAATGAATGAAGAACATTTATCGCATCTTTATGGAGGCGTGAAATAA
- a CDS encoding biotin--[acetyl-CoA-carboxylase] ligase yields MKEKLLEMLSENETGFVSGEKISNHLGCSRTAIWKHIEELRKSGYEVEAVPRKGYRIKTRPNTISPHEIKVHLKTGKIGQELTHFESLPSTQEVAHRLAQEGALEGHVVIADEQTSGKGRLGRVWHSPIGTSISMSIILRPKVSPQKAPQLTLLAAVAVVKGIEKTTGLQCSIKWPNDILLNGKKIVGILTEMQSEPDYVHSVIIGIGINVNHKQEQFSSELREIATSLAIAKGEEISRAKLMSNVFYELEVLYDQYLQEGFDVIKPLWESHAINLGKRIIARTVQGVIEGVAKGITNDGVLLLEDDDKVIHQIYSADIEIK; encoded by the coding sequence ATGAAGGAGAAGCTGTTGGAGATGCTGTCAGAAAATGAAACTGGCTTTGTCTCTGGGGAAAAAATTAGTAACCATTTAGGGTGCTCTAGAACTGCCATTTGGAAACATATTGAGGAACTTAGGAAAAGTGGTTATGAAGTAGAAGCAGTCCCGAGAAAAGGTTATCGTATTAAAACAAGGCCTAATACTATTTCCCCACATGAGATTAAAGTCCATCTAAAGACGGGGAAAATTGGACAAGAGCTTACTCATTTTGAATCACTTCCATCGACTCAAGAAGTTGCCCATCGTCTCGCACAAGAAGGAGCACTGGAAGGACATGTCGTGATCGCGGATGAACAGACTTCGGGAAAAGGGAGATTAGGACGAGTTTGGCATTCACCGATTGGGACAAGTATTTCTATGAGTATAATTTTACGCCCAAAGGTTTCTCCGCAAAAAGCACCACAATTAACATTATTAGCTGCGGTTGCAGTAGTAAAAGGTATTGAAAAGACGACAGGGTTACAATGTAGTATAAAGTGGCCAAATGATATTTTACTTAATGGAAAAAAGATTGTAGGAATACTAACTGAAATGCAATCAGAACCAGATTATGTTCATTCTGTCATTATTGGTATCGGAATAAATGTTAATCATAAGCAGGAACAATTTTCATCTGAACTACGTGAAATAGCAACGTCTCTCGCGATTGCTAAAGGGGAAGAGATTAGTCGAGCAAAGCTAATGAGTAATGTTTTCTATGAACTAGAAGTGTTATATGATCAATATCTTCAAGAAGGTTTTGATGTGATTAAACCATTATGGGAAAGTCATGCGATTAATCTCGGAAAACGAATTATTGCTAGAACGGTTCAAGGAGTAATTGAGGGAGTAGCTAAAGGCATAACCAATGACGGTGTCTTATTATTAGAAGACGATGATAAAGTCATTCATCAAATTTATTCAGCTGATATTGAAATAAAATAA
- a CDS encoding CCA tRNA nucleotidyltransferase, which produces MEPLFIIGSKVIQILKHSGHEAYFVGGPVRDYLLQRPVHDIDITTTASVDQIEELFNSTVPIGKEHGTIIVRLEGCSFEVTTFRSVATKERSLIEDLQKRDFTMNAMAMTDEMELVDPFDFRKDLEDKLIRAVGNGNDRFTEDPLRMLRACRFSSQLNFKIEVKTLHSIMQCRDQIGEVAVERVVSEFEKLLTAPMFSLGLHYLLGVELARFIPIFANKERVLRKLSTLKLSTLQSIEEVWTVFLLVDSNEDPVKYLKLLRKSKQFNQQVIHLYQALQTYKRNGWSNELIYDLGLERSLKLVRIVGFLLDAKHFYTEEEIHQWYVELPIQSREDLSINGQSLLQTFQRKQGPWIERFLENAEKAVLTYKVQNNQSEILAWLMKEGDSNDEGEAVGDAVRK; this is translated from the coding sequence ATGGAACCGTTATTTATCATCGGATCAAAAGTTATTCAAATATTAAAACATAGTGGACATGAAGCTTATTTTGTCGGGGGACCGGTAAGAGACTATCTCTTACAACGTCCAGTGCATGATATCGATATTACGACCACAGCATCTGTTGATCAAATTGAAGAGCTTTTTAATTCAACGGTCCCAATCGGAAAGGAACACGGTACAATTATTGTGCGTTTAGAAGGGTGCTCCTTTGAAGTAACCACTTTTCGATCGGTAGCTACAAAAGAACGTTCGTTAATAGAGGATTTGCAAAAACGGGACTTTACTATGAATGCGATGGCAATGACGGATGAGATGGAGTTAGTAGATCCTTTCGATTTCCGTAAAGATCTTGAGGATAAATTAATTCGTGCGGTAGGTAATGGAAACGATCGCTTTACTGAAGATCCACTACGGATGCTTAGGGCCTGCCGCTTTAGTAGTCAGTTGAATTTTAAAATTGAAGTGAAGACGCTACATTCGATTATGCAATGCCGCGATCAGATCGGAGAAGTAGCAGTAGAAAGAGTTGTTTCCGAGTTTGAAAAATTGTTGACAGCTCCCATGTTTTCTCTTGGGCTTCATTATTTATTAGGAGTGGAATTAGCACGGTTTATTCCGATTTTTGCAAATAAGGAAAGGGTTCTTAGAAAGTTATCTACTTTAAAATTAAGTACATTGCAGTCGATTGAAGAAGTTTGGACCGTATTTTTATTAGTTGATAGTAATGAAGATCCAGTAAAATATCTTAAGTTACTTAGGAAGTCGAAACAATTTAATCAACAAGTCATCCATTTATATCAAGCACTTCAAACGTATAAACGAAATGGATGGTCAAATGAGCTCATTTATGATCTCGGTTTAGAACGTAGCTTGAAACTTGTACGAATAGTCGGATTTTTATTAGATGCTAAACATTTCTATACAGAAGAAGAGATTCACCAATGGTATGTAGAACTACCTATTCAAAGTCGCGAAGACTTATCGATAAATGGTCAGTCCCTTTTACAAACTTTTCAAAGAAAACAAGGTCCGTGGATTGAACGTTTTCTAGAAAATGCAGAAAAAGCTGTGCTCACCTATAAAGTACAAAACAATCAAAGTGAAATTTTAGCTTGGTTAATGAAAGAGGGGGATAGCAATGATGAAGGAGAAGCTGTTGGAGATGCTGTCAGAAAATGA
- the bshA gene encoding N-acetyl-alpha-D-glucosaminyl L-malate synthase BshA, which yields MKLKIGISCYPSVGGSGVIATELGKLLAERGHEVHFITSSVPFRLDKIDPNIFFHEVEVNQYSVFKHPPYDLSLASKIAEVARRQKLDLLHVHYAVPHAICAYLAKQMVGEHLKIVTTLHGTDITVLGYDPSLSEVIRFGIEQSDTVTAVSHDLVKETRELLHVDKDIETIYNFIDERVYYKRTQSNLKEQYRIAEEEKVIVHISNFRPVKRVKDVILSFAKINEHLPSKLLLIGDGPESTVACQLVKQLGIEDDVLFLGSQKDVAEILAISDLLLLLSEKESFGLVALEAMACGVPVIGTNIGGIPEVIEHEETGYICEVGDISTISDKAITLLTDEQLHEKMSLNAYQRVLNHFNSKDIVDQYERIYNSTLK from the coding sequence ATGAAGTTAAAAATTGGTATTAGTTGTTATCCTTCGGTTGGAGGTTCTGGAGTTATTGCAACTGAATTAGGAAAACTTCTAGCAGAACGCGGACATGAAGTTCATTTTATTACTTCGAGCGTGCCATTTCGCCTTGATAAAATTGATCCTAATATTTTCTTTCATGAAGTAGAAGTTAACCAATATTCGGTCTTTAAACATCCACCTTATGATTTGTCATTAGCTAGTAAGATTGCTGAAGTTGCAAGAAGACAAAAATTAGATTTACTACACGTTCACTATGCTGTTCCTCATGCGATTTGTGCTTATTTAGCAAAACAGATGGTAGGGGAACATTTAAAGATCGTTACAACATTGCACGGCACTGATATTACGGTATTGGGTTATGATCCTTCACTTAGTGAAGTTATTCGTTTTGGTATTGAACAATCGGATACAGTCACAGCCGTTTCACATGATTTGGTCAAGGAAACTCGAGAATTGTTACATGTGGATAAAGATATTGAAACAATTTATAATTTTATAGATGAGCGTGTGTACTATAAACGGACACAATCAAATCTTAAAGAGCAATATCGTATAGCAGAAGAAGAAAAAGTAATTGTTCATATTTCAAACTTCAGACCTGTGAAACGTGTAAAGGATGTTATATTAAGTTTTGCAAAAATAAACGAACACCTACCTTCAAAGCTGTTATTAATTGGTGACGGACCAGAGTCAACGGTTGCATGTCAACTCGTAAAACAATTAGGAATTGAAGATGATGTCTTGTTTTTAGGCAGTCAAAAGGATGTAGCAGAAATTCTTGCGATCTCGGACTTGCTACTATTATTATCCGAAAAGGAAAGTTTTGGATTAGTAGCATTAGAAGCTATGGCTTGTGGGGTTCCTGTTATTGGCACAAATATTGGTGGAATTCCAGAAGTCATTGAACATGAAGAAACGGGTTACATATGTGAAGTAGGCGATATATCAACAATTAGTGATAAAGCGATTACATTGCTAACAGATGAACAACTCCATGAAAAAATGTCACTAAACGCTTACCAGCGCGTGTTAAATCACTTTAATTCAAAAGATATTGTGGATCAATATGAACGAATTTACAATTCGACGCTTAAGTGA
- the mgsA gene encoding methylglyoxal synthase yields the protein MRIAFIAHDEKKADMVNFVTAYEHIFKQHVLYSTGTTGKRIMEATSLTITRFLSGPFGGDQQIGAMIAEDKMDLVIFFRDPLTAQPHEPDVSALLRLCDVHCIPLATNMATAEVLVKGIDRGELEWRKENYSLKS from the coding sequence ATGAGAATTGCATTTATCGCTCATGACGAAAAAAAAGCAGATATGGTCAATTTTGTTACAGCCTATGAACATATATTTAAACAACATGTATTATATTCGACAGGTACAACAGGTAAACGGATAATGGAAGCTACTTCATTAACAATTACTCGATTTTTATCTGGGCCATTTGGGGGAGATCAACAAATTGGGGCAATGATTGCTGAAGATAAAATGGACCTTGTTATCTTCTTTAGAGATCCATTAACAGCTCAACCTCACGAACCTGATGTTAGTGCACTCTTACGTCTTTGTGATGTTCATTGCATACCTTTAGCGACCAATATGGCTACAGCAGAAGTGTTAGTTAAAGGTATTGACCGTGGTGAACTAGAGTGGAGAAAGGAAAATTACAGCCTGAAGTCATAG
- the dapB gene encoding 4-hydroxy-tetrahydrodipicolinate reductase produces the protein MPEQNIKIVIAGPRGNMGSEAVKMVTSTDHFQLVAVVDSKNNGKMLGEIEGQPSLDIPVYEDLAVCLAEHEPQVLIDLTAPKFGRKHMEIAFDHGVRPVVGTTGFSDQDIIELRKLAEDKKLGAIIAPNFAIGAILMMKFAQSAAKYLPDVEIIEKHHDRKLDAPSGTAIKTAQLIQEVRSSKIQGHLEEKEELAGARGANFDGMHIHSVRLPGLVAHQEVIFGGQGQTLTLRHDSINRTSFMPGIQLSVDTVMNIDTLIYGLENIIE, from the coding sequence ATGCCAGAACAAAATATTAAAATCGTAATTGCAGGACCACGTGGAAACATGGGTAGTGAGGCTGTAAAAATGGTGACTTCAACAGATCATTTTCAACTTGTTGCCGTTGTTGACTCAAAAAATAATGGGAAAATGTTAGGTGAGATTGAAGGACAGCCTAGTCTTGATATTCCAGTTTATGAAGATTTGGCAGTGTGTTTAGCTGAGCATGAACCACAAGTACTTATCGACTTAACAGCACCAAAGTTTGGTCGTAAACATATGGAAATTGCCTTTGACCATGGAGTTAGGCCAGTAGTAGGAACGACTGGTTTTAGTGACCAAGATATTATAGAGTTACGTAAACTAGCTGAAGATAAGAAGCTAGGTGCTATTATCGCTCCTAATTTTGCAATAGGAGCGATCTTGATGATGAAATTTGCACAATCAGCAGCAAAATATTTGCCTGATGTGGAAATCATCGAGAAACATCACGACCGGAAGCTCGATGCTCCTTCAGGAACAGCAATAAAAACAGCTCAATTGATTCAAGAAGTACGTTCGTCCAAAATTCAAGGTCATCTAGAAGAGAAAGAAGAGTTAGCAGGCGCTCGTGGAGCGAATTTCGATGGTATGCATATACATAGTGTCCGATTACCAGGATTAGTCGCTCATCAAGAAGTAATTTTTGGTGGTCAAGGACAAACGCTAACGCTTCGACATGATTCAATAAATCGAACTTCATTTATGCCAGGTATACAGTTATCAGTTGACACGGTTATGAACATAGACACGCTAATTTACGGTTTAGAAAATATTATTGAATAG
- a CDS encoding nucleotide pyrophosphohydrolase: protein MEERSLKERQQEVDAYISQFKEGYFSPLAMLARMTEELGELAREVNHYYGEKPKKDSEDERSMEQEMGDLFFVLICFANSLNINLDKALDIVMEKFNTRDADRWTRIEEES from the coding sequence ATGGAAGAACGTAGCTTAAAAGAAAGGCAGCAAGAAGTTGATGCATACATAAGTCAATTTAAGGAAGGTTATTTTAGTCCGCTAGCAATGCTAGCAAGGATGACAGAAGAATTAGGAGAGTTAGCGCGCGAAGTGAATCATTATTACGGAGAAAAGCCGAAAAAAGATTCAGAAGATGAACGCTCGATGGAACAAGAAATGGGCGATCTTTTTTTCGTGCTTATTTGTTTTGCTAATTCTTTAAATATTAACTTAGATAAAGCATTAGACATAGTGATGGAAAAATTTAATACTAGAGATGCTGATCGCTGGACAAGAATTGAGGAGGAATCATAA
- a CDS encoding YitT family protein, which translates to MTYRIKLKNVFFILLGSAILSFGLVYFNMENNLADGGFTGITLILFFMFNFDPALTNLLLNIPLFFVGWYILGRHTFIYTLIGTLSVSLFLYIFQRYPVISLPLHDDLTLAALFAGVFIGVGLGIVFRYGGTTGGVDIIAKLGFKYIGWSMGKTMFIFDAMVISSSLLYLNYREAMYTLLAVFIAAKVIDFIQQGAYSAKASFIISDRVPEIASAILKEMDRGATVLKGKGSFTGSEKEVLYCVVGRNELIRLKGLVERIDPHAFVTVNDVQDVIGEGFTLDENKKPLES; encoded by the coding sequence ATGACTTATCGAATTAAGTTGAAAAACGTATTCTTTATCCTACTTGGATCAGCCATCCTCTCATTTGGACTCGTCTATTTTAATATGGAAAATAATTTAGCAGATGGTGGTTTTACAGGAATTACTCTAATTTTATTTTTTATGTTTAACTTTGACCCAGCTCTCACCAATCTTTTACTCAATATTCCCTTGTTTTTTGTCGGTTGGTATATATTAGGTAGACATACCTTCATATATACCTTGATCGGGACGTTAAGTGTTTCACTCTTCTTATATATATTTCAACGTTATCCAGTTATATCATTACCACTTCACGATGACCTAACTTTAGCTGCCCTGTTTGCGGGTGTCTTTATCGGCGTAGGTCTTGGAATTGTTTTTCGCTACGGCGGAACAACAGGTGGGGTCGATATTATTGCAAAATTAGGTTTTAAATATATCGGTTGGAGTATGGGAAAGACGATGTTCATCTTTGATGCAATGGTAATCTCTTCTTCTTTACTATATTTAAATTATCGAGAAGCGATGTATACATTATTAGCTGTTTTTATCGCCGCAAAAGTGATCGACTTCATACAGCAAGGTGCTTATTCCGCAAAAGCATCCTTTATTATTTCCGACCGAGTACCTGAAATCGCTAGTGCCATTTTAAAAGAAATGGACAGAGGCGCTACTGTACTTAAAGGAAAGGGTAGTTTTACTGGGTCTGAAAAAGAAGTCTTATACTGTGTAGTCGGCAGAAATGAGCTCATCAGACTTAAAGGTTTAGTTGAAAGAATTGATCCTCATGCATTTGTAACTGTCAATGACGTACAAGATGTCATCGGTGAGGGTTTTACGCTCGACGAAAACAAAAAGCCTTTAGAATCCTAG
- a CDS encoding zinc metallopeptidase, which yields MGLGTFLVYFAILLIIPIWAQRKVKSAYKKYSQVAASSGMSGAQVARKILDDNGLYDVSVEPVRGELTDHYDPRAKVVRLSEKNYYENSVAGAAVAAHEVGHAIQDAEAYAFLRFRHALVPVANFGSNTSFIILIAGFIMGMSGLVLLGIIFMAAAVLFQLVTLPVEFNASSRAMHQMVSSGIIRNNEERETRKVLDAAALTYVAAALVAVMELVRFVLMYIGMNGDD from the coding sequence ATGGGTTTAGGAACGTTTTTAGTTTATTTTGCGATCCTTTTGATCATTCCGATCTGGGCGCAAAGAAAAGTGAAGTCTGCTTATAAAAAGTACTCTCAAGTTGCAGCTTCATCAGGTATGAGTGGTGCACAGGTAGCACGAAAAATTTTGGATGATAATGGGCTATACGATGTTTCAGTTGAGCCAGTTCGTGGTGAACTTACAGATCATTATGACCCGCGGGCAAAGGTAGTTCGTCTCTCTGAGAAGAACTATTACGAAAATTCAGTTGCAGGTGCCGCTGTTGCTGCGCACGAAGTAGGTCATGCAATTCAAGACGCTGAAGCATATGCATTTTTACGTTTTCGTCATGCATTAGTTCCTGTAGCAAACTTTGGCTCTAATACATCTTTTATAATTCTTATTGCAGGTTTTATTATGGGAATGTCTGGATTAGTTTTACTGGGTATTATTTTCATGGCTGCTGCTGTATTATTCCAACTGGTTACGCTACCAGTAGAGTTCAATGCAAGTAGTCGGGCAATGCACCAAATGGTTTCTTCAGGAATAATCCGTAATAATGAAGAACGTGAAACAAGAAAAGTATTAGATGCTGCAGCTTTAACGTACGTAGCGGCTGCATTAGTTGCTGTGATGGAGCTCGTTCGATTTGTACTTATGTATATCGGTATGAATGGTGACGATTAA
- the ypjB gene encoding sporulation protein YpjB produces MLIFVLCMPTYSNASEHKEYWSTLNETSDKVLQLVKQEKHEEARQLLDYFSKQFLALDHTQTSLTMSDLQIVTKSFERAMESVTAVSMTQIERVRLATEFRLVVDALASPHHPLWLSTEQTMMKAMNELKGSMEQKDVQAFRHKINEFLRSYQMVRPALIISVEGVQVQKIESLVQFLDRYGNDMIQDTSMQKQLFMLESELENLYQQVKEDSADPSLIWVMLTIGGTIIISLSYVGWKKYRAEKRRVKVRD; encoded by the coding sequence ATGTTAATTTTTGTTTTATGTATGCCGACATATAGTAATGCTTCAGAACATAAGGAATATTGGAGTACTTTGAATGAGACGTCGGATAAAGTTTTACAATTAGTAAAACAAGAAAAGCATGAAGAGGCTAGGCAATTGTTAGATTATTTTTCCAAGCAATTTTTAGCATTAGATCATACACAAACATCATTAACGATGAGTGATCTTCAAATTGTAACAAAATCCTTTGAACGAGCAATGGAATCTGTTACTGCAGTTTCTATGACGCAAATAGAACGAGTAAGATTAGCTACCGAATTCAGGCTAGTTGTTGATGCTTTAGCAAGTCCACATCATCCATTATGGTTAAGTACTGAACAAACGATGATGAAAGCGATGAATGAACTAAAGGGATCAATGGAACAAAAAGATGTCCAAGCTTTTAGACATAAAATCAATGAATTTTTGCGTTCCTATCAAATGGTTCGACCCGCTTTAATTATTAGTGTGGAAGGAGTGCAAGTCCAAAAGATTGAATCACTTGTGCAATTTTTGGACCGATACGGGAATGATATGATTCAGGACACTAGTATGCAAAAACAATTGTTTATGCTGGAGAGTGAACTAGAAAATTTGTATCAACAAGTGAAAGAGGATAGTGCGGACCCGTCCTTGATTTGGGTTATGTTAACCATAGGAGGAACGATCATTATTTCATTATCGTATGTCGGTTGGAAAAAATACCGTGCAGAAAAACGTCGTGTTAAAGTAAGAGATTGA